The following are encoded in a window of uncultured Sphaerochaeta sp. genomic DNA:
- the xylB gene encoding xylulokinase — MQVVIGIDTGTQSTKVLCYDAETKQVLLTVSASHEMESRDDGTREQEAVWYLDAIRSCFAQIDPKIKEQVVAIGVSAQQHGFVPVGKDGDVLAPVKLWCDTSTKAQCDELTQKLGGEERVFELLGNQILPGYTLSKILHLKQHRPDAYAKLAHILLPHDYINLYLTGVYSAEAGDASGTAFFDVKNKAWSREVLLAVDEERDLYSMLPPITKAGDAAGKVQASTAKELGIPQGIPVSCGAGDNMAGAIGTGCVGKGDLTMSMGTSGTLFGYSDDCITDRKGRLAAFCSSTGGYLPLLCTMNCTITTESVRQLFGYDVKELDRLAAKAPIGCEGVTMLPFFNGERVPNLPHGKGVIAGLDMGNMKVENIARAALESSIYAMKGGLDAFGELGFIPKRIILTGGGAKSAIWRQIACDVMQLPVSVPEVAESAAFGAALQALWTLKGGSIVDLASEHVRFDDAKGCEPNKEAGAQYAKAYERYQSYVEAMTPLFQ; from the coding sequence ATGCAAGTTGTTATAGGAATTGATACTGGCACCCAGAGCACAAAGGTACTCTGTTATGATGCCGAGACAAAGCAAGTCCTGTTGACCGTCAGTGCCTCCCACGAGATGGAGAGTCGGGATGATGGGACGCGTGAGCAAGAAGCTGTATGGTATCTGGATGCAATCAGATCCTGCTTTGCCCAGATAGATCCGAAGATAAAGGAGCAGGTTGTCGCAATCGGCGTCTCTGCACAGCAACATGGGTTTGTTCCCGTTGGAAAGGATGGAGATGTGCTTGCTCCAGTCAAGCTCTGGTGTGATACCTCAACCAAAGCACAGTGTGATGAACTAACACAGAAACTCGGTGGAGAAGAGAGAGTGTTTGAGCTCTTGGGAAACCAGATTCTTCCCGGCTATACCTTGTCCAAGATTCTTCACTTGAAACAACATCGACCAGACGCATATGCCAAGCTGGCACATATACTTCTGCCCCATGATTACATCAATCTGTATCTGACGGGAGTCTACAGTGCTGAAGCGGGTGATGCTTCCGGTACTGCCTTCTTTGATGTAAAGAACAAAGCATGGAGCAGGGAAGTTCTACTGGCGGTGGATGAGGAGCGTGATCTCTATAGTATGCTGCCACCGATCACCAAGGCAGGGGATGCAGCTGGCAAGGTGCAAGCCTCAACGGCAAAGGAGCTTGGCATTCCACAAGGGATTCCTGTCTCCTGTGGTGCAGGGGACAATATGGCAGGAGCCATTGGAACCGGTTGTGTAGGAAAGGGCGATCTGACCATGAGCATGGGTACCAGTGGTACGCTGTTCGGATACAGTGATGATTGCATTACCGACCGAAAAGGCAGACTTGCAGCCTTCTGTTCTTCCACCGGTGGGTATCTGCCACTGCTGTGTACCATGAACTGCACCATTACCACAGAGTCAGTGAGACAGCTCTTCGGCTATGATGTCAAGGAACTTGACAGGCTGGCTGCGAAGGCTCCCATTGGATGTGAAGGGGTAACCATGCTTCCTTTCTTCAATGGAGAGAGAGTACCTAACCTGCCACATGGAAAGGGAGTGATCGCAGGTCTGGATATGGGGAATATGAAGGTTGAGAATATTGCCCGAGCAGCCTTGGAAAGTTCCATCTATGCCATGAAGGGTGGATTGGATGCATTTGGGGAGCTTGGCTTTATCCCCAAGCGGATCATTCTCACCGGCGGTGGGGCTAAGAGTGCCATCTGGAGACAGATCGCATGTGATGTGATGCAGTTGCCGGTTTCTGTACCAGAAGTCGCAGAGAGTGCTGCCTTTGGAGCAGCTCTCCAGGCATTATGGACTCTCAAGGGAGGGTCGATCGTGGACCTTGCATCAGAGCATGTGCGATTTGATGATGCAAAGGGTTGTGAACCGAATAAGGAAGCAGGAGCTCAGTATGCGAAGGCATACGAGCGTTATCAATCGTATGTTGAGGCGATGACGCCTTTATTTCAGTAG
- a CDS encoding AraC family transcriptional regulator, with product MELLDAVFVFQMHEEQELLWHQRVHNHEPGQFEVHYFVSGSGTFSNAQSRYTISPGSLFVTTGGTVHAIEADRHAGLTYYATLISCPEELGLVNKLETMNPIRLGTNWRFFFEEVRDKGLSQLRELRISACYQMLGLLYNLAAGTKLEENQGENVHLEKAIRYMQRHVFDNLNLQMIADHVQLDPSYFVRLFKKRMNTTPMRYYSNLQLEVARALLTSTTQSIKEISEKLQFCSEFHFSKRFKQSTGSSPSSYRKTHLQLLGL from the coding sequence ATGGAACTATTAGATGCGGTCTTTGTATTCCAAATGCATGAAGAACAGGAACTCCTGTGGCATCAGCGAGTGCATAATCATGAGCCTGGGCAATTCGAAGTCCACTACTTTGTCAGTGGAAGTGGCACGTTCAGTAATGCCCAAAGCCGATACACCATCTCACCAGGCTCTTTGTTTGTAACCACAGGAGGAACCGTGCATGCTATCGAGGCCGACCGTCATGCTGGTCTCACCTATTACGCCACCCTGATCAGCTGTCCTGAAGAACTGGGTTTGGTGAACAAGCTGGAAACGATGAACCCTATTCGACTGGGAACAAACTGGCGTTTCTTCTTTGAGGAAGTCAGAGACAAGGGCCTCAGCCAACTGAGGGAATTACGCATCAGTGCCTGCTACCAGATGCTTGGCCTCTTGTACAACCTTGCTGCCGGCACAAAACTGGAAGAGAATCAGGGGGAGAATGTACACCTTGAGAAAGCCATACGCTATATGCAACGGCATGTCTTTGACAATCTAAATCTGCAGATGATCGCAGACCATGTACAGCTCGATCCTTCATATTTTGTTCGTCTGTTCAAGAAACGCATGAACACCACCCCGATGCGATATTACTCAAACCTTCAGCTGGAAGTTGCACGTGCACTACTTACCAGCACAACCCAATCCATCAAGGAAATTTCTGAGAAACTGCAGTTTTGTTCTGAGTTCCATTTTTCCAAGCGCTTCAAGCAATCCACAGGGAGTAGCCCCTCCTCCTACCGAAAGACCCATTTGCAACTTCTCGGCTTGTAA
- a CDS encoding hydrolase, with amino-acid sequence MDEQVCCPLFDPKPWERTIVTFDHQRFAKVKVRTLNFMPLNFGSVMKKAQAQINAAGAKVVDNIALSNHVSKWTMEVLIAVDKEVPDMQMSALAGKFLSNVYEGPFKDTGIWCKHFEQFAKEEAFTFSTWYMWYTTCPKCAKKYGKNYVVILGH; translated from the coding sequence ATGGATGAACAAGTATGTTGCCCTCTGTTTGATCCAAAACCATGGGAACGAACAATTGTTACTTTTGATCACCAAAGGTTTGCCAAGGTCAAAGTACGGACATTGAACTTCATGCCCTTGAATTTTGGTTCGGTCATGAAGAAAGCACAGGCTCAGATCAATGCTGCAGGAGCAAAGGTGGTAGACAATATTGCTCTCTCCAACCATGTTTCAAAATGGACGATGGAAGTGCTCATTGCGGTTGATAAGGAAGTGCCCGACATGCAGATGAGTGCACTCGCCGGTAAATTCCTGTCCAATGTGTATGAGGGACCGTTTAAGGATACCGGGATTTGGTGCAAGCATTTTGAACAGTTTGCCAAGGAAGAAGCGTTTACGTTCTCTACATGGTATATGTGGTACACCACGTGCCCCAAATGTGCAAAGAAATATGGCAAGAATTACGTGGTAATCTTGGGGCATTAG